A portion of the Algisphaera agarilytica genome contains these proteins:
- a CDS encoding ABC transporter substrate-binding protein, with protein sequence MYGVTFSNYVNPEVLGDTQAPRDAMDYLNPALKGKIILTYPHDDDAVLYQFWMLKEQYGWEYLEKLVANEPKWVRGTAWPYVAINNGWYAASFTTFWAFEPFPNQKTEFLLPEKDFFLTWFQTGAIPTQAKNKDAAKLYLNWMLSEEFQGTWLQFPVRYDIEAPGGYQSVLHHNTSPGDFRRWMIKRDLVERFRLQMRQLIGEPQGPTPVDIDYTVKP encoded by the coding sequence TTGTACGGCGTCACCTTCAGCAACTACGTCAACCCCGAAGTATTGGGGGATACCCAAGCCCCGCGAGACGCCATGGACTACCTCAACCCCGCGCTCAAGGGAAAGATCATTCTGACCTACCCACACGACGACGATGCGGTTCTGTATCAGTTCTGGATGTTAAAGGAGCAATACGGCTGGGAGTACCTGGAAAAGCTGGTGGCTAATGAGCCGAAGTGGGTCCGGGGTACCGCCTGGCCGTATGTTGCCATCAACAATGGCTGGTACGCGGCGAGTTTCACCACGTTCTGGGCGTTTGAGCCTTTCCCCAATCAAAAGACCGAGTTCCTGCTACCCGAGAAGGACTTCTTCCTGACCTGGTTCCAGACGGGCGCCATACCCACGCAAGCCAAAAATAAGGATGCCGCAAAGCTGTACCTGAATTGGATGCTCTCCGAAGAGTTTCAGGGGACGTGGCTTCAGTTCCCGGTTCGCTATGACATCGAAGCGCCTGGCGGCTATCAATCGGTTCTCCACCACAACACCTCACCGGGCGATTTCCGGCGCTGGATGATTAAGAGGGACTTAGTTGAACGCTTCCGGCTGCAGATGAGACAGCTCATTGGCGAACCACAGGGCCCGACACCCGTAGACATCGACTACACCGTGAAGCCCTGA
- a CDS encoding winged helix-turn-helix transcriptional regulator, whose protein sequence is MSKDAGQPSCPIAQTLGVFAGKWKPEILWNLKDQRLRFNELQRAVGGVSQKMLAQQLRELQRDGLVKRIQHQSIPPHVEYEATSLIKTLEPIFGELERWYKDNAPTVRRAQKKYAKNNPS, encoded by the coding sequence ATGAGTAAAGACGCCGGCCAGCCATCTTGCCCGATTGCGCAAACCCTTGGTGTATTTGCCGGGAAGTGGAAGCCAGAGATCCTCTGGAACCTCAAGGACCAGCGTCTGCGCTTTAATGAGCTGCAGCGCGCCGTGGGCGGTGTCTCCCAGAAAATGCTTGCCCAACAATTACGCGAGCTACAGCGTGACGGTCTCGTCAAAAGAATCCAGCACCAGAGCATTCCCCCTCATGTTGAGTATGAAGCCACTAGTCTGATTAAGACACTCGAACCCATCTTCGGTGAGCTTGAGAGGTGGTACAAGGACAACGCGCCCACCGTCCGAAGAGCCCAAAAGAAATATGCGAAAAACAACCCGTCGTGA
- a CDS encoding ThuA domain-containing protein has translation MKTIEALLVTKGHSFEREPFFKMIDRLKYPSPGIRIHWTHVEHPAAAAVLHPERAAAFDVIVFYDMPGVVFTRDNPPFAHFDPSDQYKADFISLLDSGKGMVFLHHAIADWPTWPEFAELIGGRFHFRPGELGGQSYPGSGYRFDVPQTITVLDTEHPITQGLGETFEIQDEAYMYAVLEDKVTPLLRTDFQQTPDQFRYGGLGFKDHPEGSSLVGWTKQARKSDIAYLQLGHGPDIYEDTKYQNLKANSVAWAASQPSQTR, from the coding sequence ATGAAAACCATTGAAGCCTTACTGGTCACGAAGGGACATAGCTTTGAACGCGAGCCCTTCTTCAAGATGATTGACCGGCTGAAGTATCCGTCGCCGGGGATCCGGATCCACTGGACACATGTCGAGCATCCTGCCGCCGCGGCGGTGCTCCATCCCGAACGTGCTGCGGCTTTCGACGTCATCGTCTTCTACGACATGCCGGGGGTGGTTTTCACTCGGGACAACCCGCCGTTTGCCCATTTCGATCCGAGCGATCAATACAAGGCGGATTTCATCAGCCTGTTGGATAGCGGCAAGGGCATGGTCTTCCTTCATCACGCGATCGCGGACTGGCCGACTTGGCCGGAGTTTGCTGAGCTAATTGGAGGAAGGTTCCACTTCCGGCCCGGCGAACTCGGCGGTCAGAGCTACCCGGGCTCCGGCTACCGCTTCGACGTGCCCCAGACCATCACCGTGTTGGATACCGAACACCCGATCACCCAAGGGCTCGGAGAGACCTTCGAGATTCAAGATGAGGCCTATATGTACGCGGTCCTTGAGGACAAGGTCACGCCGCTGCTTCGCACGGACTTCCAACAGACCCCGGACCAATTCCGTTACGGAGGTTTGGGGTTTAAAGACCATCCCGAAGGAAGTAGCCTTGTGGGCTGGACAAAGCAGGCCCGCAAATCTGACATCGCGTATCTACAGTTGGGACATGGACCCGATATCTATGAAGACACGAAATACCAGAACTTAAAAGCCAACTCGGTTGCTTGGGCAGCATCCCAGCCCTCTCAGACGCGGTAA
- a CDS encoding thioredoxin family protein, translating into MLLNTPARDTAQQATDFTLPDPDGNLHSLKDLMGANGLLIAFICNHCPYVQAIADRLAEDAKTLKAEGVNTVAIMSNDYSYVPSDAPPFMKRFAEQHGFDFPYLVDQDQSIGQAYGAVCTPDFFGFNRHGELQYRGRLDDAHMGSGEGRTPELVYALRQIAETGQGPEQQHPSMGCSIKWR; encoded by the coding sequence ATGCTGCTCAATACCCCAGCTCGTGATACCGCACAGCAAGCCACCGATTTCACGCTCCCCGATCCCGATGGCAACCTGCATTCGCTGAAGGACCTGATGGGCGCAAACGGCCTACTCATCGCCTTCATCTGCAACCACTGCCCCTATGTTCAGGCGATCGCCGATCGGCTCGCTGAAGACGCCAAGACGCTCAAGGCTGAGGGCGTCAATACCGTAGCGATCATGTCCAACGACTACTCCTACGTACCGTCTGACGCCCCGCCGTTCATGAAACGTTTTGCCGAACAGCACGGCTTCGACTTTCCGTACCTGGTCGATCAAGATCAGAGTATCGGCCAAGCCTACGGAGCCGTCTGCACGCCCGATTTCTTCGGCTTCAACCGTCATGGCGAACTCCAGTACCGCGGCCGCCTAGACGACGCCCACATGGGCAGCGGCGAAGGCCGGACCCCTGAACTGGTTTATGCCCTGCGTCAGATCGCCGAGACAGGGCAAGGCCCGGAACAGCAACATCCGAGCATGGGCTGCTCGATCAAATGGCGATGA
- a CDS encoding LolA family protein has translation MNFKTLRNRASLPAIAFVATAVAGSSQTASADQAVERIQSIEQAHAVDTYQEQSTIKADLVIDFGPMHVEGTAWFTPSLGKIRLELVDGQVIVYDGKTAWLSPADAEIPGPPARFHVVTWPYFIAVPYKLDDAGTRHAA, from the coding sequence ATGAACTTCAAAACCCTCCGTAACCGTGCTTCCCTTCCCGCAATCGCTTTTGTCGCAACTGCAGTTGCCGGCTCAAGCCAAACCGCATCCGCCGATCAGGCGGTAGAGCGGATCCAATCGATCGAACAGGCCCACGCCGTGGATACGTACCAAGAACAGTCCACGATCAAAGCCGACTTGGTGATCGACTTCGGCCCGATGCACGTCGAAGGCACCGCTTGGTTTACGCCGTCGCTCGGCAAGATCCGTTTGGAACTGGTTGACGGCCAAGTCATCGTCTACGACGGCAAGACCGCATGGTTGAGCCCCGCAGACGCCGAAATCCCCGGACCCCCGGCACGATTCCACGTCGTCACGTGGCCCTACTTCATCGCGGTGCCCTACAAGCTCGATGACGCGGGAACCCGTCACGCCGCTTAG
- a CDS encoding SDR family oxidoreductase, translating into MKIQDTTAFVTGANRGIGKALVEELLAGGAKKIYATARDTSKLPFTDPRVVKVQLDVTDDESVTAATQDVGDVELLINNAGVNAASTAFGDIDGHRSDLEVNYFGVLRVSQALAETLKANQGTIVNLNSLVSLASMAPIASYGVSKAASHSLTLALRAELAESGVSVHGVYAGPIDTDMAKDMPMAKATPADAAAAILDGVEAGETHIAPDAMAQEVVATWRNNPVAVEEMFASM; encoded by the coding sequence ATGAAGATTCAAGACACCACCGCTTTTGTGACCGGAGCCAATCGAGGGATCGGCAAGGCCCTCGTTGAAGAACTACTCGCCGGCGGCGCCAAGAAAATCTACGCCACCGCCCGTGACACCTCGAAGCTTCCGTTTACCGATCCCCGCGTCGTCAAGGTCCAACTCGATGTAACCGACGACGAATCGGTTACCGCAGCCACTCAAGACGTGGGCGATGTCGAACTGCTCATCAACAACGCCGGCGTCAACGCGGCCAGCACCGCCTTTGGCGATATCGACGGCCACCGCAGCGACCTCGAAGTCAACTACTTCGGCGTCCTTCGGGTGAGCCAGGCGCTCGCCGAAACGTTGAAGGCCAACCAAGGCACCATCGTCAACCTCAACTCGCTGGTCTCTCTGGCCAGCATGGCCCCGATCGCCAGCTATGGCGTCAGTAAGGCCGCTTCGCACTCGCTCACCCTGGCGTTGCGGGCCGAGTTGGCTGAGTCCGGCGTCTCGGTCCACGGCGTGTACGCAGGCCCGATCGATACCGACATGGCGAAAGACATGCCGATGGCTAAAGCCACTCCGGCCGATGCCGCTGCGGCGATCCTGGACGGCGTCGAAGCCGGGGAAACCCATATCGCCCCAGATGCGATGGCCCAAGAAGTCGTCGCCACCTGGCGTAACAACCCCGTCGCCGTAGAAGAGATGTTTGCCAGCATGTAA
- a CDS encoding carboxymuconolactone decarboxylase family protein — protein sequence MSSFTNHSIESAPAASKPILEGAKAAMGFVPNLFAGMAEAPALLEGYTTLAGIFDKTDLTETERQIILMTNNRLNGCTYCMAAHTSISQGAGVPADVIESLRDGTPIADPKLEALRQFAEVINETRGWPSEAQLDAFLDAGYTRQTVLEVILGTSLKVLSNYTNHVAETPLDKAFARNAWSPKQAVGV from the coding sequence ATGTCTTCATTCACGAACCACTCCATCGAATCCGCCCCCGCCGCCTCCAAGCCCATCCTGGAAGGGGCCAAGGCCGCCATGGGCTTCGTCCCCAACCTGTTCGCAGGGATGGCCGAGGCCCCCGCGTTGCTCGAGGGGTACACCACCCTCGCCGGGATCTTCGACAAGACCGACCTGACGGAGACCGAGCGTCAGATCATCCTGATGACCAACAACCGTCTCAATGGCTGCACCTACTGCATGGCGGCCCACACCTCGATCTCGCAAGGCGCGGGTGTCCCGGCCGACGTGATTGAGTCGCTACGTGACGGTACCCCGATCGCCGACCCCAAACTCGAAGCCCTGCGTCAGTTCGCCGAGGTGATCAACGAGACCCGTGGCTGGCCCAGCGAAGCCCAGCTCGATGCGTTCCTCGACGCGGGCTACACCCGGCAGACCGTGCTCGAAGTCATCCTCGGCACGAGCCTCAAGGTGCTGTCGAACTACACCAACCACGTCGCGGAGACCCCGCTCGACAAGGCTTTCGCCCGTAACGCCTGGTCGCCCAAACAGGCGGTCGGCGTCTAA
- a CDS encoding TetR/AcrR family transcriptional regulator, translated as MPWEKNFDTDLALQQAMKVFWDKGYDATSMADLTKAMGINKGSLYNAFGGKKALFVKAVLKYDLEHRREAIAQLEALDDPIRAFGMLFDGLIAESLADKEKKGCLLVNTALELPSHDGEIRAIVTGGLQDFESYFRRGIEVAQKRGDISASIDAPVTAKGLLTLVVGLRVLARGVFDENGLQAIKTQAMGMLAQPLAF; from the coding sequence ATGCCCTGGGAAAAGAACTTCGATACCGACCTCGCCCTCCAGCAAGCCATGAAGGTGTTCTGGGACAAGGGCTATGACGCCACCTCCATGGCGGACCTCACAAAGGCCATGGGGATCAATAAAGGCAGCCTCTACAACGCTTTTGGGGGTAAGAAGGCGCTGTTTGTGAAGGCGGTCCTGAAGTACGACCTGGAACACCGCCGCGAGGCCATCGCTCAGCTTGAGGCTTTGGATGATCCCATCCGGGCTTTTGGGATGCTGTTCGATGGCCTAATTGCAGAAAGTCTCGCTGACAAAGAGAAAAAAGGGTGCCTACTGGTTAATACCGCCCTTGAACTACCCAGCCACGACGGCGAGATTCGAGCCATCGTTACCGGTGGGTTGCAGGATTTTGAGTCGTATTTTCGTCGTGGGATTGAGGTCGCCCAGAAACGCGGTGATATTTCTGCGTCGATCGACGCCCCCGTGACTGCAAAAGGCCTGCTGACTTTGGTGGTTGGTCTGCGCGTTTTGGCCAGGGGTGTTTTCGACGAAAACGGGCTCCAGGCCATCAAAACGCAGGCGATGGGGATGCTGGCTCAGCCCCTGGCGTTTTGA
- a CDS encoding LexA family protein: protein MPTSFVLPVWGAIPGGYPSPAQGYEDDPLDLHALLVRHPAATFFMKVRGNHLRSEGIRDGSILVVDRSITP, encoded by the coding sequence TTGCCCACCAGCTTCGTCTTACCTGTTTGGGGTGCGATCCCCGGCGGCTATCCCAGTCCTGCCCAGGGCTACGAAGACGATCCGCTGGATCTCCACGCGTTGTTGGTGCGTCATCCCGCGGCCACCTTCTTTATGAAGGTCCGCGGCAACCATCTCCGGTCCGAAGGCATCCGTGACGGCTCGATCCTCGTGGTCGACCGGAGCATTACCCCATAA
- a CDS encoding Y-family DNA polymerase — MFALVDANLFYASVEQVFDPDAAKRPVVVLSNNDGVVIAASRDAKSLGLEMFRPYFEIKHLLHGKNVKVLSSNYTLYDDMSRRLVDIYRQHAEAVEIYSIDECFLTLGGIPPRRLLHWGREIRRQALQWTGIPTGVGIGPSKTLAKLANHMAKRDPMPGQPEGVCVLSSDHAIGVALGRIELGQSMTLGDAGSCPQPVT, encoded by the coding sequence GTGTTCGCTTTAGTCGATGCCAACTTGTTCTACGCTTCGGTCGAACAAGTCTTCGACCCCGATGCCGCTAAACGGCCGGTGGTGGTGCTTTCCAATAACGACGGCGTGGTGATTGCGGCCTCTCGTGATGCCAAGTCGTTGGGCCTGGAGATGTTCAGGCCTTATTTCGAGATCAAACACCTGCTCCACGGAAAGAACGTCAAGGTGTTATCTTCCAACTACACCCTGTACGACGACATGAGCCGGCGGCTGGTGGACATCTACCGTCAACACGCCGAAGCGGTTGAGATCTACTCCATCGACGAATGCTTCTTAACCCTGGGTGGGATCCCGCCGCGGCGTTTGTTGCACTGGGGGCGTGAGATACGGCGGCAGGCTTTGCAGTGGACCGGAATCCCGACCGGCGTGGGGATCGGCCCATCCAAGACGCTGGCCAAACTGGCCAACCACATGGCCAAACGCGATCCCATGCCGGGCCAACCTGAAGGCGTGTGTGTTCTCTCTTCTGACCATGCGATCGGCGTAGCCCTGGGCCGGATCGAGTTGGGTCAGTCGATGACCTTGGGTGATGCTGGATCGTGCCCACAACCCGTAACCTGA
- a CDS encoding DNA adenine methylase has product MNSAVKPILKWPGGKRWFANKYLDLMQVDADRYVEPFVGSGALFFALNPEDALLSDANANLIEMYEAIQSEWKNVWTKLRAHARNHSDDYYYRVRSSKPTSKAGRAAQFIYLNRTCFNGIYRVNRKGEFNVPRGSKDTVLFDDDDFEAVAESLSSAKLFTSDFESIIDLCGQGDLIYADPPYTANHNNNGFLKYNEKLFSWSDQIRLAKCLEKAGERGALFVVSNADHFSVRELYEEIGFIETVGRSSILAADSTKRCLTTEIVVKNFSVG; this is encoded by the coding sequence ATGAATTCTGCTGTCAAACCAATTCTGAAATGGCCGGGTGGAAAAAGATGGTTCGCTAACAAATACCTCGATCTTATGCAGGTAGATGCGGATCGGTATGTTGAGCCGTTCGTCGGCTCTGGTGCATTATTCTTTGCGCTAAATCCTGAGGATGCATTATTGAGCGATGCAAATGCAAACCTAATTGAAATGTATGAGGCAATCCAATCCGAATGGAAGAACGTTTGGACAAAACTCAGAGCACATGCGCGCAATCATAGTGATGATTATTACTATCGCGTGAGATCGAGTAAACCAACCAGTAAGGCTGGCCGTGCGGCCCAATTCATATACTTAAATCGAACCTGTTTCAATGGCATTTACAGAGTAAATCGCAAAGGTGAATTTAATGTCCCACGAGGTAGCAAAGATACGGTTTTGTTTGACGACGACGATTTTGAAGCTGTCGCGGAGTCTTTGAGTTCAGCAAAACTGTTTACGTCGGATTTCGAATCGATTATTGACCTATGTGGTCAAGGTGATCTGATCTATGCTGATCCGCCTTATACAGCTAACCATAACAATAACGGCTTCCTGAAATACAATGAAAAGCTGTTTAGCTGGTCAGATCAAATACGTCTTGCGAAATGCCTTGAGAAGGCCGGAGAACGAGGTGCATTATTTGTTGTGTCTAATGCAGATCATTTCAGTGTGCGTGAACTGTACGAGGAGATCGGATTTATCGAGACTGTAGGACGCAGCAGCATCCTTGCTGCCGACAGTACAAAACGATGCTTGACGACAGAAATTGTTGTTAAGAACTTCTCAGTCGGTTAG
- a CDS encoding DGQHR domain-containing protein — translation MLLYKLGYPEMNQGRNFSIATETSKRVEKFEEADVFARDEETVVVVRTKSATHLQKKSLRRDLERYDEAKGPIAKAINKHYGRSFKPKIIWIFATENIIWSRPDRERADQNKIHAVTEREVRYYQQIADHLGMAARYQFLAEFLKNQKIPELKDQIVPAIRGKLGGRKFYSFVCTPRHLLKIAFVNHRSLSDPDGAPAYQRLIDRSRMKKIGSFLEEGGFFPTNVLVNFTNNIRFDVVKKASGVDISYGNLHLPDKYQSTWIIDGQHRLYGYAHLEDKYLDQNLAVIAFEKLPKEEEARLFVTINHEQRTVPKTLLEDLEGELNWGSTIPTERIGAMSARLVGVLNLDVGEAFYGRVTAQGIKTTDHTCLTVPAFKDGLRRSGLLGRALVKPKNYEMGPLSGKSDAATLDRARSAINLFFNALRESNNSQWEKGRGGYLCTNVSIQAYLMLFSSLIRYMEANKGFNAAELEAQEIVLEVQEYFQPVLDFVTSARDDVLERSFKVQFGSGGPKEFYFRLCKIVKSEYSDFLPEGFEEWESEQSEERIDLADRRLKEVQMRLQKYIFDELRKIYGEENDAYWDKGVTDKRIKTGAYEKSLDVNTEDRLQLEHYLDFIDYKKIIESKPLWERFKPVFNIPLPGDKGVAKNTKWMTRVNELRRIPAHPTDKRRYRNEDFDFIDFIHEEVDRRID, via the coding sequence TTGCTTCTCTATAAGCTGGGCTATCCCGAAATGAATCAAGGGCGTAATTTTTCTATAGCCACGGAAACAAGTAAAAGAGTAGAGAAATTCGAAGAAGCCGATGTCTTCGCTCGTGATGAAGAAACCGTAGTCGTCGTACGAACTAAGTCCGCAACACACCTTCAAAAAAAGAGCCTGCGCCGTGATCTAGAAAGATACGATGAGGCCAAGGGCCCAATAGCCAAAGCGATCAACAAGCATTACGGACGATCGTTCAAACCAAAAATAATATGGATCTTTGCGACCGAAAATATTATCTGGTCCAGACCAGATCGCGAGCGAGCCGACCAGAATAAAATACACGCTGTAACAGAGAGAGAAGTACGCTATTACCAGCAAATCGCAGACCACCTAGGTATGGCAGCGAGGTACCAGTTTCTAGCTGAGTTCCTAAAGAATCAAAAAATTCCGGAGCTAAAGGATCAGATTGTTCCTGCGATACGTGGAAAGCTCGGCGGACGTAAATTTTACAGCTTTGTCTGCACACCAAGACACCTTCTGAAAATTGCATTCGTCAATCACAGATCTCTTAGCGATCCAGATGGCGCCCCGGCCTATCAGCGCCTCATCGACCGTTCAAGAATGAAGAAAATAGGAAGTTTTTTAGAAGAAGGCGGCTTTTTTCCCACTAATGTTCTTGTGAACTTCACCAACAACATTCGCTTTGATGTAGTCAAAAAAGCAAGTGGCGTAGACATCTCTTATGGAAACCTGCACCTTCCCGACAAATACCAATCTACCTGGATAATTGATGGCCAACACAGGCTGTATGGTTATGCCCATTTGGAAGACAAGTATTTAGACCAAAATCTCGCAGTAATTGCTTTTGAAAAGCTACCTAAAGAAGAGGAAGCCCGTCTATTCGTAACTATCAACCACGAACAACGGACAGTCCCGAAAACACTTCTAGAAGATTTAGAAGGCGAGCTCAATTGGGGTTCCACTATTCCGACAGAACGAATAGGCGCAATGAGTGCGCGGCTTGTCGGAGTTTTAAACCTAGATGTGGGTGAGGCATTTTACGGACGCGTAACAGCTCAAGGAATAAAAACTACAGACCACACATGCTTGACGGTCCCTGCATTCAAGGACGGTCTGCGCAGATCAGGGCTTCTCGGCAGAGCCCTTGTCAAGCCCAAGAATTATGAGATGGGCCCATTAAGCGGTAAGTCTGACGCTGCAACTCTCGACAGAGCCAGATCAGCAATCAATTTGTTTTTCAATGCCTTGCGTGAATCAAATAATTCGCAGTGGGAAAAAGGACGAGGAGGCTATCTGTGCACAAACGTGTCAATCCAAGCCTACTTAATGCTATTTAGCTCATTAATTCGGTATATGGAAGCCAACAAGGGATTCAATGCGGCTGAGCTTGAAGCTCAAGAAATTGTTCTTGAAGTCCAAGAGTACTTTCAGCCAGTCCTGGATTTTGTCACCAGCGCACGTGACGATGTACTAGAACGCAGTTTTAAGGTTCAATTTGGCTCAGGCGGCCCCAAAGAATTTTACTTCCGACTTTGCAAGATCGTTAAATCCGAGTACAGCGACTTTCTGCCAGAGGGGTTTGAAGAATGGGAATCTGAGCAATCAGAAGAGCGTATTGATCTTGCAGATCGCCGCCTAAAAGAAGTGCAAATGCGACTTCAAAAATATATCTTTGACGAGCTTCGCAAGATATACGGCGAGGAGAATGACGCCTATTGGGATAAAGGGGTAACGGACAAGAGGATTAAGACGGGAGCCTACGAAAAGTCTTTAGACGTCAACACCGAAGACCGACTCCAACTGGAACACTATCTTGATTTCATTGATTACAAAAAAATAATCGAGAGCAAACCTCTCTGGGAGAGGTTTAAGCCTGTCTTTAACATTCCGCTTCCTGGCGATAAGGGTGTGGCGAAAAACACTAAATGGATGACCAGAGTCAATGAGCTAAGAAGAATCCCTGCCCACCCCACAGACAAACGCAGATATCGAAACGAGGATTTTGATTTCATCGACTTCATTCATGAAGAAGTTGATCGCCGTATCGATTAG
- the gatA gene encoding Asp-tRNA(Asn)/Glu-tRNA(Gln) amidotransferase subunit GatA: MRLHLNLCQQTAATLIPMLEAGQTSCVAVMESVLDQIEAREAEVHAFVSVRGRDELLAEAKAVDEMRAAGEEVGPLAGLPVAIKDNICTKGLKTSCSSKMLENFVPPYDATVIEKVVAADGIILGKTNMDEFAMGSSTENSALGNTKNPRDLERVPGGSSGGSAAAVAADMTILALGSDTGGSIRQPASFCGVVGMKPTYGRVSRYGLVAYASSLDQIGPIAKCVEDAALLMGVIAGHDAKDSTCLDVNEPIVADLDNGAGKSYRMGVPAEYTQDGTDPAVQAAVDQTIAKLEALGHEVVPVELPHTDYAIPTYYLIASAEASSNLSRYAGYAYGHRAEDPESIDDMIARSRGEGFGDEVKRRIMLGTYALSSGYDEQYYEKALRVRRLIQQDFDAAFAKCDFIVHAVAPHPAFKLGEKTDDPLAMYLEDIFSVTANLAGLPAISVPVPQEDGTPPIGVQCVAPALREADLLAMAVAMQNAVATPAV; the protein is encoded by the coding sequence GTGAGACTGCATTTGAACCTCTGCCAACAGACCGCTGCCACGTTGATCCCGATGCTCGAAGCCGGCCAAACGTCGTGTGTGGCGGTGATGGAATCGGTGCTGGACCAGATCGAGGCGCGGGAGGCCGAGGTGCACGCTTTTGTGAGCGTTCGCGGCCGGGATGAGCTGTTGGCCGAGGCCAAGGCGGTGGACGAGATGCGGGCGGCCGGCGAAGAGGTCGGCCCGTTGGCGGGGTTGCCGGTGGCGATCAAGGACAACATCTGCACGAAGGGGCTGAAGACGAGCTGCTCGTCGAAGATGTTGGAGAACTTTGTCCCGCCATACGACGCGACGGTGATCGAGAAGGTGGTCGCGGCGGACGGGATCATCCTGGGCAAGACGAACATGGACGAGTTTGCCATGGGCTCGTCCACCGAGAACTCGGCGTTGGGGAACACGAAGAACCCGCGCGACCTCGAACGTGTGCCGGGCGGCTCGAGCGGCGGCTCGGCGGCGGCGGTCGCGGCGGACATGACCATCCTGGCGCTTGGCTCGGACACCGGCGGGTCGATCCGTCAGCCCGCGTCGTTCTGCGGCGTGGTGGGGATGAAGCCGACTTATGGCCGGGTGTCGCGCTACGGTTTGGTGGCGTACGCCTCGTCGCTGGACCAGATCGGACCGATCGCCAAGTGTGTGGAAGACGCGGCGCTGCTCATGGGCGTGATCGCGGGCCACGATGCGAAAGACTCGACGTGCCTAGATGTGAACGAGCCGATCGTCGCGGACCTGGACAACGGTGCGGGCAAGTCGTATCGCATGGGGGTCCCGGCCGAGTACACCCAGGACGGCACGGATCCCGCGGTGCAGGCGGCGGTGGATCAGACGATCGCGAAGCTCGAAGCACTCGGCCACGAAGTGGTGCCGGTCGAGTTGCCGCACACGGATTACGCGATCCCGACGTACTACCTGATCGCCTCGGCGGAGGCGAGCTCGAACCTGTCACGTTACGCGGGGTACGCCTACGGCCACCGCGCCGAGGACCCCGAATCCATCGACGACATGATCGCCCGCAGCCGCGGCGAAGGCTTCGGCGACGAGGTGAAGCGGCGGATCATGCTCGGCACCTACGCGCTGTCCTCCGGCTACGACGAGCAGTACTACGAGAAGGCGCTACGGGTCCGCCGACTGATCCAGCAGGACTTTGATGCGGCGTTTGCGAAGTGCGACTTCATCGTCCACGCGGTCGCGCCGCACCCGGCGTTCAAGCTCGGCGAGAAGACGGACGACCCGCTGGCGATGTACCTCGAAGACATCTTCAGCGTCACCGCAAACCTGGCGGGTCTGCCCGCGATCAGCGTGCCCGTGCCGCAGGAAGACGGAACCCCGCCGATCGGTGTGCAGTGTGTCGCCCCGGCGTTGCGGGAGGCCGACCTCTTGGCGATGGCCGTTGCGATGCAGAACGCCGTTGCGACGCCCGCGGTCTGA